One region of Acidovorax sp. T1 genomic DNA includes:
- a CDS encoding MATE family efflux transporter, translating into MSESSTISRHALTVLTGQLAVMAFGVTDTIVAGRHGETSLAALSVGSAIFISVYVALMGIFQALLPVWAEQRGARNPGAIGTSLRQAVYLCAAASAAGMLILLSPGPLLRWTEVPQALRTEVEQYLAVLALALPPALLFRLYSTLNQAIGRPQLVSWLQVGSLFVKLPLSVWFTFGGAGLPAQGAVGCAWATLVVNASMLALAFWLLRTQDLYTPLRIWQRMERPHWPTILGFARLGVPAGLAILVEVTSFTLMALFIARQGTVATAAHQIAANVAAVLYMVPLSLAIATSARVSYWLGAGNPIRARSVVFIGFRLSALMGIALAAILLIANKALPTLYSSSTAVVSVTSGLLLWVAAYHAADAVQTLCVFVLRSYRITIAPLAVYCLLLWGAGLGGGYVLAYHGLGSWAPVASPAPFWAASALALAITAGLFVLMLWLAIRPAARGGAAGWRER; encoded by the coding sequence ATGTCGGAGTCGTCCACCATCTCCCGCCACGCCCTGACCGTGCTGACAGGGCAACTGGCTGTGATGGCCTTTGGCGTGACCGACACCATCGTGGCCGGGCGCCACGGCGAAACCTCCCTGGCGGCGCTGTCAGTGGGCTCGGCGATCTTCATCAGTGTCTATGTTGCGCTGATGGGTATCTTCCAGGCGCTTTTGCCCGTCTGGGCCGAACAGCGGGGCGCACGCAACCCTGGTGCCATTGGCACGTCGCTGCGCCAGGCCGTTTATCTGTGCGCCGCGGCATCGGCAGCGGGCATGCTCATCCTGCTATCACCCGGCCCGCTGCTGCGCTGGACCGAGGTGCCGCAGGCTCTGCGCACCGAGGTCGAGCAATACCTGGCCGTACTGGCCCTGGCGCTTCCGCCCGCCCTGCTCTTTCGCCTGTACAGCACGCTGAACCAAGCCATTGGCCGTCCACAACTGGTGAGCTGGCTGCAGGTGGGCTCGCTGTTCGTCAAATTGCCGCTGTCCGTCTGGTTCACGTTTGGCGGCGCGGGCCTGCCAGCGCAAGGCGCCGTAGGCTGCGCCTGGGCTACCCTGGTGGTGAATGCCAGCATGCTGGCCCTGGCTTTCTGGCTGTTGCGCACCCAGGATCTGTACACGCCGCTACGCATCTGGCAGCGCATGGAGCGCCCCCACTGGCCCACCATCCTCGGCTTCGCCCGGCTGGGCGTGCCGGCGGGGCTGGCCATCCTGGTGGAAGTGACTTCATTCACGCTGATGGCGCTGTTCATTGCGCGCCAGGGCACTGTGGCCACGGCAGCGCACCAGATCGCGGCCAACGTGGCCGCCGTGCTGTACATGGTGCCCCTGTCTCTGGCCATTGCCACCAGTGCGCGGGTGAGCTACTGGCTGGGGGCGGGCAACCCCATCCGGGCACGCAGCGTTGTTTTTATAGGTTTTAGGCTCTCCGCGCTTATGGGTATTGCGCTAGCAGCTATATTATTAATAGCAAACAAAGCATTGCCCACCCTGTATTCCAGCAGCACTGCCGTGGTGTCCGTCACCAGCGGGCTGCTGCTGTGGGTTGCGGCCTACCATGCCGCCGACGCCGTGCAGACCCTGTGCGTCTTTGTGCTGCGCAGCTACCGCATCACGATCGCGCCGCTGGCGGTGTACTGTCTTTTGCTGTGGGGCGCGGGGCTAGGCGGGGGCTATGTGCTGGCCTACCACGGGCTGGGATCTTGGGCGCCCGTGGCGTCACCAGCGCCGTTCTGGGCGGCCAGCGCGCTGGCACTGGCCATCACGGCAGGGCTGTTTGTGCTGATGCTGTGGCTTGCAATCCGTCCGGCAGCGCGGGGCGGCGCAGCCGGTTGGCGGGAAAGGTGA
- a CDS encoding type B 50S ribosomal protein L31, with protein sequence MKEGIHPNYREVLFVDLSNGFKFVTRSCVNTKEMGKTDDGRELPMFKLDTSSESHPFYTGTQKSVDNMGGRVERFRNRFGKTAAK encoded by the coding sequence ATGAAAGAAGGCATTCACCCCAACTACCGCGAAGTTCTGTTCGTGGACCTGTCCAACGGTTTCAAGTTTGTGACCCGCTCGTGCGTGAACACCAAGGAAATGGGCAAGACCGACGACGGCCGTGAGCTTCCCATGTTCAAGCTGGACACCTCCAGCGAATCGCATCCTTTCTATACCGGCACGCAAAAATCCGTGGACAACATGGGCGGCCGCGTGGAACGTTTCCGCAACCGTTTCGGCAAGACTGCAGCCAAGTAA
- the rho gene encoding transcription termination factor Rho, with product MHLNELKALHVSEVLKQAEELEIENTGRMRKQELMFAIIKKRAKTGEQIIADGVLEILPDGFGFLRSPDTSFTASTDDIYISPSQVRRFNLHTGDMIEGEVRTPKDGERYFALNKLDSVNGGPPEQNKHKAMFENLTPLFPKEQMRLERDVKSEENITGRIIDIIAPIGRGQRALIVAPPKSGKTVMMQHIAHAITANNPDVHLMVLLVDERPEEVTEMQRTVKGEIIASTFDEPAARHVHVAEMVIERAKRLVELKKDVVILLDSITRLARAYNNVVPSSGKVLSGGVDAAALQRPKRFFGAARKVEEGGSLTIIATALVDTGSRMDEVIFEEFKGTGNCEIHLNRRLYEKRVFPAIELNKSGTRREELLLAPEILQKTRILRQFMYNMDEIESMELMIKNMKATKSNVEFFDMMRRGG from the coding sequence ATGCACTTAAATGAACTCAAGGCACTGCATGTGTCTGAAGTCCTGAAGCAGGCCGAAGAGCTTGAAATTGAAAACACTGGCCGCATGCGCAAGCAGGAGTTGATGTTTGCCATCATCAAGAAACGCGCCAAGACCGGTGAACAGATCATTGCGGATGGCGTGCTGGAGATATTGCCCGACGGCTTCGGCTTCCTGCGCAGCCCCGACACGAGCTTCACGGCCAGCACGGACGACATCTACATCAGTCCGAGCCAAGTACGTCGCTTCAACCTGCACACCGGCGACATGATTGAAGGGGAGGTCCGCACACCCAAAGATGGTGAACGGTACTTTGCGCTGAACAAACTTGACTCCGTCAATGGCGGCCCGCCCGAGCAGAACAAGCACAAGGCGATGTTCGAAAACCTGACGCCCCTGTTCCCCAAGGAGCAGATGCGTCTGGAGCGCGACGTCAAGAGCGAGGAGAACATCACCGGCCGCATCATTGACATCATCGCGCCCATCGGCCGTGGCCAGCGCGCGCTGATCGTCGCCCCGCCCAAGAGCGGCAAGACGGTGATGATGCAGCACATCGCCCACGCCATCACGGCCAACAACCCCGACGTGCACCTGATGGTGCTGCTGGTGGACGAGCGCCCTGAAGAAGTGACCGAAATGCAGCGCACGGTGAAGGGCGAAATCATCGCCTCCACCTTCGATGAGCCCGCCGCCCGCCACGTGCACGTGGCCGAGATGGTGATCGAGCGCGCCAAGCGCCTGGTCGAGCTCAAGAAGGACGTGGTGATCCTGCTCGATTCGATCACCCGCCTCGCCCGCGCCTACAACAACGTCGTGCCGTCGAGCGGCAAGGTGCTGTCGGGTGGTGTGGACGCCGCCGCACTGCAGCGCCCCAAGCGCTTCTTTGGCGCCGCGCGCAAGGTCGAGGAAGGTGGTTCGCTCACCATCATCGCCACCGCGCTGGTCGATACCGGCAGCCGCATGGACGAAGTGATCTTTGAAGAATTCAAGGGCACCGGCAACTGCGAAATCCACCTGAACCGCCGCCTGTACGAAAAGCGCGTGTTCCCCGCCATCGAACTCAACAAGAGCGGCACGCGCCGCGAAGAACTGCTGCTGGCGCCCGAAATCCTGCAAAAAACCCGGATCCTGCGCCAGTTCATGTACAACATGGATGAAATCGAATCCATGGAGCTCATGATCAAGAACATGAAGGCCACCAAGAGCAATGTCGAGTTCTTCGACATGATGCGACGGGGCGGGTAA
- the trxA gene encoding thioredoxin TrxA, which translates to MASELIKHVSDASFEADVLKTGTTVLVDYWAEWCGPCKMIAPILDEVAGTYQGKLQIAKMNVDENREIPAKFGIRGIPTLMLFKDGQLAATKVGAMSKAQLTAFIDQQLA; encoded by the coding sequence ATGGCCAGCGAACTCATCAAACATGTCTCTGACGCCAGCTTTGAAGCCGACGTGCTGAAAACCGGCACCACGGTGCTGGTGGACTACTGGGCCGAATGGTGCGGCCCCTGCAAAATGATCGCCCCCATCCTGGACGAAGTCGCAGGCACCTACCAGGGCAAGCTGCAGATCGCCAAGATGAACGTGGACGAGAACCGAGAGATCCCGGCCAAGTTCGGCATTCGCGGCATTCCCACGCTGATGCTGTTCAAGGACGGCCAGCTGGCCGCCACCAAGGTCGGCGCCATGAGCAAGGCGCAACTGACCGCCTTCATTGATCAGCAACTGGCCTGA
- a CDS encoding PD-(D/E)XK nuclease family protein produces the protein MTVIAKSDQCAALWQQVLAQVEAHMQALAAHPARTVVLVPYAQLMPWAQRYWALQHADGFAPRFETTRNWARQLAAFVPQGDDLAGDVARDTLTARTLLDRAGLAAQRDVLAAPLQEAATQLAAVVAAIAPAQREAWGAQARSLLPEADEGSSLRFEAVVARIALEWVLASRHATDVLFEPGVRQSVDALVVLQGFQVEPLVQALQDHWGDKAVALVLPPASTDASPRGSIALHAAQDAEDEAQRAAACVLAHVVAGRTPVALAANDRALTRRIGAHLASSGVAVRDENGWTLSTTRAAAQLMAALKASAWNASADEVLDWLKHAPVIEPAALNALERALRKASVAAWSGAVARDWSDKPALAACVAQVQDWREALRTPRPLAQWLQALRTLLVASGQWPVLEADAAGARVLTALRLQAGQEAELEGWASAGRRMALAEFTRWANEVLEAARYVPPQTGNAPVIVLPMPQLLARPFAALVLPGCDEKRLQPSPEPVGDWTAAQRQAWGLPTRESLEVAQRAAWQYALQTPAVDVLWRTGDEGGEPLLASALVLALHLDGIATQGADDRSLRTVAATPTARPLPDGSALPVVRLSSTAYSDLRHCPYRFFALRQLGLQEADELAAEVDKRDFGNWLHAVLQHFHEALLADPTADADQRVARMDSAAQAVTLQQGLGEGDFLPFAAGWPQVRDGYLRWLAQHEQAGGHFRQAEVQTTQPLGALQLVGTIDRIDAVSSTGEPTALVIDYKTENDTVTRKRIGAGAEDTQLAFYAALLSHDTLRAAYVNVGERGDTQMHEQQEVVHLRDLLVEGIQHDFARIAAGAPMPALGEGAVCDYCAARGLCRKDFWND, from the coding sequence ATGACAGTCATAGCGAAAAGCGATCAGTGCGCGGCCCTTTGGCAGCAGGTGCTCGCCCAGGTGGAGGCGCACATGCAAGCGTTGGCCGCCCATCCGGCGCGCACGGTGGTGCTTGTGCCCTATGCGCAGCTCATGCCTTGGGCCCAGCGCTACTGGGCCTTGCAGCATGCCGATGGATTCGCCCCCCGTTTCGAAACCACGCGCAACTGGGCCCGCCAGCTGGCGGCCTTTGTGCCGCAGGGCGATGACCTGGCCGGCGATGTGGCGCGCGACACGCTCACTGCGCGCACCTTGCTCGACCGCGCTGGCCTGGCCGCGCAACGTGATGTGCTGGCCGCGCCTTTGCAAGAGGCTGCCACGCAGCTGGCGGCGGTGGTGGCGGCCATTGCGCCGGCGCAGCGCGAGGCCTGGGGCGCCCAGGCGCGCAGCCTTTTGCCCGAGGCCGACGAAGGCTCGTCCCTGCGTTTTGAAGCCGTGGTGGCCCGCATTGCACTCGAATGGGTGCTGGCCTCGCGCCACGCCACCGATGTGTTGTTCGAGCCTGGCGTGCGCCAGTCGGTCGATGCCCTGGTGGTGTTGCAAGGCTTTCAGGTCGAGCCCTTGGTGCAGGCCTTGCAGGACCATTGGGGCGACAAGGCGGTGGCGCTGGTCCTGCCGCCTGCATCCACAGATGCCAGCCCTCGCGGCTCAATTGCCCTGCACGCCGCGCAGGATGCCGAGGACGAAGCCCAGCGCGCCGCCGCCTGTGTGCTGGCCCATGTGGTGGCCGGCCGCACCCCGGTGGCGCTGGCGGCCAACGACCGCGCCCTCACGCGCCGCATTGGCGCGCACCTGGCCAGCAGCGGTGTGGCGGTGCGCGATGAAAACGGCTGGACACTTTCCACCACCCGGGCTGCCGCGCAACTGATGGCCGCGCTCAAGGCCAGCGCCTGGAATGCATCCGCCGATGAGGTGCTGGACTGGCTCAAACACGCGCCGGTCATCGAGCCCGCTGCGCTCAATGCCCTGGAGCGGGCATTGCGCAAGGCCTCGGTAGCCGCCTGGTCGGGTGCGGTTGCACGCGACTGGTCGGACAAGCCCGCCCTGGCGGCCTGCGTGGCCCAGGTGCAGGACTGGCGCGAAGCCCTGCGCACACCGCGCCCGCTCGCGCAGTGGCTGCAGGCCTTGCGCACTTTGCTCGTGGCCAGCGGCCAATGGCCGGTGCTCGAAGCGGATGCCGCCGGCGCCCGCGTGCTGACCGCGCTGCGCCTGCAGGCCGGCCAGGAGGCCGAGCTGGAGGGCTGGGCCAGCGCCGGCCGCCGCATGGCCCTGGCCGAGTTCACGCGCTGGGCCAACGAAGTGCTGGAAGCCGCGCGCTATGTGCCCCCGCAGACGGGCAATGCGCCCGTGATCGTTTTACCCATGCCCCAGTTGCTGGCGAGGCCGTTTGCCGCGCTGGTGCTGCCCGGCTGCGATGAAAAGCGCCTGCAGCCCTCGCCGGAACCCGTGGGCGACTGGACCGCGGCGCAGCGCCAGGCCTGGGGCCTGCCCACGCGCGAATCGCTGGAGGTGGCCCAGCGCGCCGCCTGGCAATACGCGCTGCAGACGCCCGCAGTGGATGTGCTCTGGCGCACAGGCGACGAAGGCGGCGAGCCCTTGCTGGCCAGCGCGCTGGTGCTGGCGCTGCACCTCGATGGCATAGCCACCCAAGGCGCCGACGACCGCAGCCTGCGCACCGTGGCGGCCACACCCACGGCGCGGCCCTTGCCCGATGGCAGCGCGCTGCCAGTGGTGCGTCTGTCATCCACCGCCTATTCCGACTTGCGGCATTGCCCGTACCGCTTTTTTGCGCTGCGCCAGTTGGGCCTGCAAGAGGCCGACGAACTGGCCGCCGAAGTGGACAAACGCGATTTTGGCAACTGGCTGCACGCAGTGCTGCAGCACTTTCATGAGGCGTTGCTGGCCGACCCGACGGCCGACGCAGACCAGCGCGTGGCCCGCATGGACAGCGCCGCGCAGGCCGTCACGCTGCAACAAGGCCTGGGCGAGGGCGACTTCCTGCCGTTCGCCGCAGGCTGGCCGCAGGTGCGCGATGGCTATCTGCGCTGGCTCGCTCAGCACGAACAGGCCGGGGGCCACTTCCGGCAGGCCGAGGTGCAGACCACCCAACCGCTGGGCGCGCTGCAACTAGTGGGCACCATCGACCGCATCGATGCCGTGTCGTCCACCGGCGAGCCCACGGCCCTGGTCATCGATTACAAGACCGAGAACGACACCGTCACGCGCAAACGCATTGGCGCCGGCGCCGAAGACACCCAGCTCGCGTTCTACGCCGCCTTGCTGAGCCATGACACGCTGCGCGCCGCCTACGTGAACGTGGGCGAGCGCGGCGATACGCAGATGCACGAACAGCAAGAGGTGGTGCACCTGCGCGACCTGCTGGTCGAAGGCATCCAGCACGACTTCGCCCGCATCGCCGCAGGCGCACCGATGCCCGCCCTGGGCGAGGGCGCTGTGTGCGACTACTGCGCTGCGCGCGGCCTGTGCCGAAAAGACTTCTGGAATGACTGA
- a CDS encoding UvrD-helicase domain-containing protein, translating into MTEAPPVTELTHTTAAYEHNGHPVSREAFYAIACDPARSVAVEACAGAGKTWMLVSRMLRALLDGAAPHEILAITFTKKAAGEMRQRLQEWLEAFADAPLADLTRELVARGISPQRALDKRDALQNLYRQMLASGRPVQIRTFHSWFAALLGTAPLALLQAQGLPANFELLEDDAEAVREVWGPFLQTVATNASLRADYEAVVARHGRSQTHKALAAALSKRVEFDLADAAGVVDASVPPFQAQYPELAAFHEPADALQGDACHQRWLARAKALGAEANKTPQKAADAIIDALACDDLNQRLDQLRRAMFVAKEDRLSKNLEKFAAAQEAEPELQRLLTARRQHDAWQHQQRMARLARCLIAQFAAVKHQHGWVDMNDVERTALVMLADPILSGWVQERLDARIRHLLVDEFQDTNPLQWQALHAWLSGYAGSGGGASGQKPPSVFIVGDPKQSIYRFRRAEPQVFIAAQAFVRDGLGGDLLSCDHTRRNATGVIAAVNHVMGSAQAQQETSGFGETFGFRDHTTESTDPGVLLRLPAILPPDANGGGGTDPFAWRDSLTEPRHEAEETQRMRECTQAAAWVAAQIAAGTPPNEVLVLARKRDRLAAMQEALRALHLPCVQPEKADLFDAPEVQDIVALLDALVSTGHDLSLARALKSPLFGLEDDALVALAVLRRQPEHAASSWFDLLQKSELLPLDLQALAAHLTQYKAWVDALPPHDALHAIYQHGDVLARFAAAAPAAQRMAVQANLRALLSAALQHDGGRYLTPYAFVRAMKKGGVRAPGRVDAQAIRLLTVHGAKGLEARCVLLLDTDTRPQKAETMGVLVDWPGEKTEPAGFVFLASESSPPPSAETALAAEQQARQREELNMLYVAMTRAKHCLALSSVLPSVSAPGSWWNRLAPLLADAQGLDEAVEADGKGVAATTDGVHDPFTLAELPALPAEWRAMTPAVQEGADSADPQASLSTPASRLGEAMHQLLEQAGVAGAPLADLRAQGWPAARVARLAQDFDITVGAARMAAQTAQRILAGEGAWAWDATVVDTTINEAPLRHQGQSLRIDRLVHCHQPPERAGWWVLDYKSAAEPERQPALIAQLQRYRAAVQGQAPGERVRAAFLTGDGRMVLVDGPSLGEPAIAGASVPDLAQEAAAVRHTLAPAPSAPPAPAALSTSAYAPAAATGAHEAAAGPPQGFVQGSLF; encoded by the coding sequence ATGACTGAGGCCCCGCCGGTGACCGAACTGACCCACACGACTGCGGCCTACGAACACAACGGCCACCCCGTCTCGCGCGAGGCCTTCTACGCCATCGCCTGCGACCCCGCGCGCAGCGTGGCTGTGGAGGCCTGCGCGGGCGCGGGCAAGACCTGGATGCTGGTGTCGCGCATGCTGCGGGCCCTGCTCGACGGCGCCGCGCCGCACGAGATCCTGGCCATCACCTTCACCAAGAAGGCGGCGGGCGAAATGCGCCAGCGGCTGCAGGAATGGCTGGAGGCGTTTGCCGATGCGCCGCTTGCGGATTTGACGCGCGAGCTGGTTGCAAGGGGAATCAGCCCCCAGCGCGCTCTGGATAAGCGCGATGCGCTACAAAATCTATACCGCCAGATGCTGGCCAGCGGCCGCCCGGTGCAGATCCGCACCTTCCACAGCTGGTTTGCCGCGCTGCTCGGCACGGCCCCGTTGGCGCTGCTGCAGGCGCAGGGTTTGCCCGCCAATTTTGAGCTGCTCGAAGACGACGCCGAGGCCGTGCGCGAGGTGTGGGGGCCGTTCCTGCAGACCGTGGCCACCAACGCCAGCCTGCGGGCCGACTACGAGGCGGTAGTCGCTCGCCATGGCCGCTCGCAAACCCACAAGGCGCTGGCGGCGGCGCTGTCCAAGCGAGTCGAGTTTGACCTGGCCGACGCGGCGGGTGTGGTCGATGCCTCGGTGCCGCCGTTCCAGGCGCAATACCCGGAGCTGGCCGCTTTCCACGAACCCGCCGACGCGCTGCAGGGCGACGCCTGCCACCAGCGCTGGCTGGCCCGCGCCAAGGCCTTGGGGGCCGAGGCCAACAAGACGCCGCAAAAGGCGGCCGACGCGATCATCGACGCGCTGGCCTGTGACGACCTGAACCAGCGGCTGGACCAATTGCGCCGTGCCATGTTCGTCGCCAAGGAAGACCGGCTGTCAAAGAACCTCGAAAAATTCGCCGCCGCGCAAGAGGCCGAGCCCGAACTGCAGCGCCTGCTCACCGCCCGCCGCCAGCACGACGCCTGGCAGCACCAGCAGCGCATGGCCCGCCTGGCGCGTTGCCTGATTGCCCAGTTTGCGGCGGTCAAGCACCAGCACGGCTGGGTGGACATGAACGATGTGGAGCGCACGGCGCTGGTCATGCTGGCCGACCCCATCCTGTCGGGCTGGGTGCAGGAGCGCCTGGATGCGCGCATCCGCCACCTGCTGGTCGATGAGTTCCAGGACACCAACCCGCTGCAGTGGCAGGCGCTGCACGCCTGGCTGTCGGGCTACGCGGGCTCGGGCGGCGGCGCCAGTGGCCAGAAGCCGCCCAGCGTGTTCATCGTGGGCGACCCCAAGCAGAGCATCTACCGCTTTCGCCGCGCCGAGCCGCAGGTGTTCATCGCCGCGCAGGCCTTTGTGCGCGACGGCCTGGGGGGCGATCTGCTCAGTTGCGACCACACGCGCCGCAACGCCACGGGCGTGATCGCGGCCGTGAACCATGTCATGGGCAGCGCGCAAGCGCAGCAGGAAACCAGCGGTTTTGGTGAAACCTTCGGTTTTCGCGACCACACCACCGAATCCACAGACCCCGGCGTGCTGCTGCGCCTGCCGGCCATCCTGCCGCCAGATGCCAACGGTGGCGGGGGCACCGACCCGTTCGCCTGGCGCGACAGCCTGACCGAGCCACGCCACGAGGCCGAAGAAACCCAGCGCATGCGCGAATGCACGCAGGCTGCCGCCTGGGTGGCGGCACAGATCGCTGCAGGCACGCCGCCCAACGAAGTGCTGGTGCTGGCCCGCAAGCGCGACCGGCTCGCGGCCATGCAAGAAGCCCTGCGCGCCCTGCACCTGCCCTGCGTGCAACCCGAAAAAGCCGACCTGTTCGACGCGCCCGAAGTGCAGGACATCGTGGCGCTGCTCGATGCACTGGTGTCCACCGGGCACGACCTGTCGTTGGCGCGCGCGCTCAAGTCGCCGCTGTTCGGTCTGGAGGATGACGCCCTGGTCGCGCTGGCCGTGCTGCGCCGCCAGCCCGAGCATGCGGCCAGCAGCTGGTTTGATTTGCTGCAAAAAAGTGAGCTACTACCGCTTGATCTGCAAGCGCTAGCGGCCCATTTGACCCAATACAAGGCCTGGGTGGACGCCTTGCCGCCGCACGACGCGCTGCACGCCATCTACCAGCATGGCGACGTGCTGGCCCGCTTTGCGGCAGCAGCCCCCGCCGCGCAGCGCATGGCGGTGCAGGCCAATCTGCGCGCGCTGCTTTCGGCCGCGCTGCAGCACGACGGCGGCCGCTACCTCACGCCCTATGCCTTTGTGCGCGCCATGAAAAAAGGCGGCGTGCGCGCACCCGGCCGGGTGGATGCGCAGGCCATTCGCCTGCTCACCGTGCACGGCGCCAAGGGGCTGGAGGCGCGCTGCGTGCTGCTGCTGGACACCGACACCCGCCCGCAAAAGGCCGAGACCATGGGCGTGCTGGTGGACTGGCCCGGCGAAAAGACCGAGCCCGCAGGCTTCGTCTTCCTGGCCAGCGAATCCAGCCCGCCGCCCAGCGCCGAAACCGCCCTGGCCGCCGAGCAACAGGCCCGCCAGCGCGAAGAACTCAACATGCTCTACGTGGCCATGACGCGCGCCAAGCACTGCCTGGCGCTGTCGTCCGTGCTGCCCAGCGTTTCCGCGCCGGGCAGCTGGTGGAACCGGCTGGCGCCCTTGCTGGCGGATGCGCAAGGGTTGGACGAGGCGGTTGAAGCCGATGGAAAGGGGGTTGCCGCGACGACGGACGGCGTGCACGACCCATTCACCCTGGCCGAGTTGCCTGCGCTTCCCGCCGAATGGCGTGCCATGACCCCGGCGGTGCAAGAAGGCGCTGATTCTGCCGACCCGCAGGCATCGCTGTCCACCCCCGCATCGCGCCTGGGCGAGGCCATGCACCAGCTGCTGGAGCAGGCGGGCGTGGCGGGCGCGCCGCTGGCCGACCTGCGCGCCCAGGGCTGGCCCGCGGCCCGCGTAGCCCGGCTGGCGCAGGACTTTGACATCACCGTGGGCGCGGCGCGCATGGCCGCGCAGACCGCACAGCGCATCCTGGCGGGCGAGGGCGCCTGGGCCTGGGACGCCACGGTGGTGGACACCACCATCAACGAAGCGCCGCTGCGCCACCAGGGCCAGAGCCTGCGCATCGACCGGCTGGTGCATTGCCACCAGCCGCCCGAGCGCGCGGGCTGGTGGGTGCTCGACTACAAAAGCGCCGCCGAGCCCGAGCGCCAGCCTGCTTTGATAGCGCAACTGCAGCGCTACCGCGCGGCGGTGCAGGGGCAGGCACCGGGCGAGCGCGTGCGGGCGGCCTTCTTGACGGGTGACGGGCGCATGGTGCTTGTGGATGGGCCTTCCCTGGGCGAACCCGCTATCGCAGGCGCCTCGGTGCCCGATCTGGCTCAGGAGGCCGCTGCCGTGCGGCATACTCTCGCCCCCGCGCCATCGGCACCGCCGGCGCCTGCCGCCTTGTCCACATCCGCTTACGCGCCGGCCGCCGCCACGGGGGCGCACGAGGCTGCCGCAGGGCCCCCTCAGGGTTTTGTCCAAGGCTCCCTGTTCTGA